One window of Sulfurospirillum sp. 1612 genomic DNA carries:
- the aroC gene encoding chorismate synthase has protein sequence MNQFGVRFSFSTFGESHGKAIGCLIDGVPSGVAIDLDFIQGELDRRKPGTNKFSTQRKEGDKVEILSGVFEGKSTGTPIELIIFNEDQKSKDYTNVKDLFRPGHADFTYFHKYGIRDYRGGGRSSARETASRVAAGAVAKLILKELDIEVHSGISSIGGIDGDLFDYKAARQSEIFALDSKKEALWKETILKAKNSHNSVGGVACVMIQNPPIGLGEPIYHKLDAVLASAMMSINGVKAVEIGDGIEASATLGSHNNDEISSQGFLSNKSGGILGGISNGDAINIKVYFKPTPSIFVEQKTVDIKGEEQICALKGRHDPCIAIRGSVVAEAMAALVIVDMLFLNMSANIQNVKKVYNS, from the coding sequence ATGAATCAATTCGGTGTGCGGTTTTCTTTTAGTACGTTTGGAGAGTCTCACGGTAAAGCAATTGGATGTTTGATTGATGGCGTGCCCTCCGGCGTTGCGATTGATCTGGATTTTATTCAAGGCGAACTTGACAGACGAAAGCCAGGCACTAATAAATTTTCCACACAACGAAAAGAGGGTGACAAGGTTGAGATACTCAGTGGGGTCTTTGAGGGCAAGAGTACCGGTACCCCGATTGAACTCATCATTTTCAATGAAGATCAAAAAAGTAAAGATTATACCAATGTCAAAGACCTTTTTCGTCCTGGGCATGCTGATTTTACCTATTTTCATAAATATGGCATCAGAGATTATCGTGGAGGGGGGCGAAGCAGTGCTAGAGAAACCGCTTCCCGCGTGGCAGCTGGTGCTGTGGCAAAATTAATTCTCAAAGAGTTAGATATCGAAGTACACAGCGGTATTAGTTCTATTGGTGGAATCGATGGCGATTTGTTTGATTATAAAGCGGCGCGACAGAGTGAGATTTTTGCGCTTGATTCTAAGAAAGAAGCACTTTGGAAAGAGACGATTTTAAAAGCCAAAAATAGCCACAATTCTGTGGGTGGTGTTGCCTGTGTCATGATACAAAATCCTCCCATTGGATTGGGTGAGCCAATCTACCACAAACTCGATGCGGTTTTAGCCAGTGCCATGATGAGCATCAATGGCGTCAAAGCTGTTGAGATTGGTGATGGTATTGAAGCATCCGCAACGCTTGGGTCTCATAATAATGATGAAATTTCATCTCAAGGTTTTCTGAGCAATAAAAGTGGCGGGATATTAGGAGGCATCTCCAATGGTGATGCGATTAATATCAAAGTCTATTTTAAGCCCACACCTTCCATATTTGTAGAGCAAAAAACCGTAGATATCAAAGGCGAAGAGCAAATTTGCGCGCTCAAAGGTCGACATGACCCTTGTATTGCGATTCGTGGTAGCGTCGTGGCAGAGGCCATGGCCGCACTTGTTATTGTGGATATGCTCTTTTTAAATATGAGTGCCAACATTCAAAATGTTAAAAAAGTTTACAATTCATAA
- the rnc gene encoding ribonuclease III yields MQQKLEILQKRLGYQFKDENLIIKALTHKSYKQSYNNERLEFLGDAVLDLIIGEFLFHKFPKVAEGELSKLRASLVNEKSFQKLAEILNLGEHIYISLAEENNKGREKSSLLSNAFEALIGALYLEAGLERAKEISIKLLNEAYPKIDMEAVFRDYKTTLQEFTQAKYGETPEYRLIHSYGPDHKKEFEMAVVVQGKEISRAKGKSKKWAQQASAEIALKILRKGEQ; encoded by the coding sequence TTGCAACAAAAACTAGAAATATTGCAAAAGCGTTTGGGTTATCAGTTTAAAGATGAGAATCTGATAATCAAGGCTCTTACGCATAAAAGTTATAAACAATCGTATAACAATGAACGATTGGAATTTTTAGGTGATGCGGTTTTGGATTTGATTATCGGGGAATTTTTATTTCACAAATTTCCAAAAGTTGCAGAGGGAGAGCTCTCGAAATTGAGAGCTTCATTGGTGAATGAAAAAAGCTTTCAAAAACTGGCAGAAATCCTAAATTTAGGGGAACATATCTATATTTCACTAGCAGAAGAGAACAACAAAGGGCGTGAAAAATCCTCTTTGCTTTCGAATGCTTTTGAAGCATTGATTGGGGCACTTTATCTAGAAGCCGGATTGGAGCGTGCCAAAGAAATTTCGATTAAACTGCTGAATGAAGCGTATCCAAAAATAGATATGGAAGCAGTTTTTAGAGATTATAAAACCACACTCCAAGAGTTCACACAAGCCAAATATGGCGAGACACCAGAATACCGCTTGATTCACTCTTATGGACCAGATCACAAAAAAGAGTTTGAGATGGCGGTGGTCGTACAAGGCAAAGAGATTTCAAGAGCCAAAGGGAAAAGCAAAAAATGGGCACAACAAGCCTCTGCAGAAATTGCGTTGAAAATATTACGCAAGGGAGAACAATAA
- the rnhA gene encoding ribonuclease HI encodes MKKIYLFSDGSSLGNPGAGGYCAILRFKDHEKIIKGGEKVATNNQMELKAVIEGLKALKSPCDVEITSDSTYVVKGINEWLENWKKKHFVKIKNPELWKEYVKVSQPHKIQAKWVRGHDGHEENERCDQIAKEEAEKLR; translated from the coding sequence ATGAAGAAAATCTATCTTTTCTCTGATGGTTCCTCTTTGGGAAACCCTGGAGCTGGCGGTTATTGCGCAATTTTAAGGTTTAAAGATCACGAAAAAATTATTAAAGGAGGAGAAAAAGTCGCTACCAACAACCAGATGGAACTAAAAGCCGTAATAGAAGGGCTAAAGGCTTTGAAGAGTCCCTGTGATGTAGAGATAACAAGCGATTCGACGTATGTCGTAAAAGGCATCAATGAATGGTTGGAAAATTGGAAAAAGAAACATTTTGTAAAAATTAAGAATCCTGAATTGTGGAAAGAGTATGTAAAAGTCTCACAACCACATAAAATTCAAGCAAAGTGGGTGAGAGGACATGATGGGCATGAAGAGAATGAGAGATGTGATCAGATTGCCAAGGAAGAAGCAGAGAAGTTACGATAA
- a CDS encoding tetratricopeptide repeat protein produces MNNFFIEYRDPMFGIIILFAIIFIISFVNYWWGVFKSKEEKESIEKFVKKFEIISDEKEYKKLLQDAAIPVESLALLADAYSKGGDYEKSINIYLVALKRVKDRSKKQYILSALGKIYFKAGFLSRSAEVFLESLRIHPRNEESLKYLTVVYEKLKEYKKAIEVLDALEELGAKVSKQRHYINALQVCNDIKLNKKQKAAKLKLLYHEDKFLQRKYFEFLQQHKLEIHEDEMRDFEYLDIIDLLWAADKDWLDLSKYEDTFLRHIAMAKGYIAFEPSQNSSFELEVLGILEKEQYHKANLSFHYMCSECKNVFPIYFYRCPNCQSIATAKVQSSIVKDHDEENLSFL; encoded by the coding sequence TTGAACAATTTTTTTATTGAGTATCGTGACCCTATGTTTGGGATTATTATACTTTTTGCCATTATATTTATCATTTCATTTGTCAATTATTGGTGGGGTGTGTTTAAAAGTAAGGAAGAAAAAGAGAGCATTGAGAAGTTCGTCAAAAAATTTGAAATTATCAGTGACGAAAAAGAGTACAAAAAACTTTTGCAAGATGCGGCCATCCCCGTAGAATCTTTGGCGCTTTTAGCTGATGCGTATTCCAAAGGAGGCGATTATGAGAAATCAATCAATATTTATCTTGTCGCACTCAAACGCGTCAAAGACCGCAGTAAAAAACAGTATATCTTATCGGCACTGGGCAAAATCTACTTTAAGGCTGGTTTTTTAAGTCGTAGTGCGGAAGTCTTTTTAGAATCGTTACGGATTCATCCTCGCAATGAAGAGTCGCTCAAATATTTGACCGTCGTTTATGAAAAACTAAAAGAGTACAAAAAAGCAATCGAAGTGTTAGATGCACTAGAAGAATTGGGTGCAAAAGTGAGTAAACAACGCCATTACATCAATGCATTGCAGGTGTGCAATGATATAAAATTAAACAAAAAGCAAAAAGCTGCTAAACTAAAATTATTGTATCATGAGGATAAATTTTTGCAGCGAAAGTATTTTGAGTTTTTGCAACAACATAAACTTGAAATCCATGAAGATGAAATGCGAGATTTTGAATACTTAGATATTATCGATTTGCTGTGGGCGGCAGATAAAGATTGGTTGGATTTATCAAAATATGAGGATACTTTTTTGCGACACATTGCGATGGCAAAAGGCTACATTGCGTTTGAACCCTCTCAAAATTCCTCTTTTGAACTCGAAGTGCTCGGCATCTTAGAAAAGGAACAGTATCACAAAGCAAACTTGAGTTTTCATTATATGTGCAGTGAATGCAAAAATGTTTTTCCTATCTATTTTTATAGATGTCCAAATTGCCAATCTATCGCTACAGCCAAAGTACAAAGCTCTATCGTTAAGGATCATGATGAAGAAAATCTATCTTTTCTCTGA
- the dnaG gene encoding DNA primase, protein MIDNQSIENLKQRLDIVDVVGSYLELKKNGANFKCICPFHNDSNPSLVISPSKQIYHCFSCQAGGDAIKFVMEYEKLNYPEAIEKLATMYNFSLTYTNENHVTHNSKLMQNLTMFFRQNLDKNNQAKAYITQRGIKESIMEKFELGFAGSSFETLNFLKNYNHSIDEAKEYGVADYSQNGSGQAYCRFVDRVMFPIRSKNGMIVGFGGRTISNHPAKYINSPQTKYFNKSRLLYGYYFAKDSIFKNKKIIITEGYLDVVMLHQAGFDNAVATLGTALTEEHLPLIAKLEPEVILAYDGDDAGINAALKASMLLSRHSFKGGVILFGGGLDPADMVKNNQIDKLTKLFSQAQPFVEFAIERIVKKYDLNDPIEKEKALHEGTQYLQSIPLAQQESYRGVLSGALNLPQNLIKLKRNQTHRDKRESFEDFLELTIIKTILHKPTLIDTLLDTIDIVMFKTHHTEFKLLLENKLDDARLRRIMLWDDIKIYEENDLFSAMITFLIRFYSEKLHHIKHDKLLNYKEKQFHIRSIQEKIFKLKKGELVAYEEDN, encoded by the coding sequence ATGATAGACAACCAATCAATAGAAAATTTAAAACAAAGACTTGACATTGTCGATGTCGTCGGTAGTTATTTGGAATTGAAAAAAAACGGAGCCAATTTCAAATGTATCTGTCCGTTTCATAACGACTCCAACCCCAGCCTCGTCATCAGTCCTTCAAAGCAGATATACCACTGTTTTAGCTGTCAGGCAGGAGGGGATGCGATCAAATTCGTCATGGAATATGAAAAGCTCAACTACCCTGAAGCGATAGAAAAACTTGCCACCATGTACAATTTTTCACTCACCTATACCAATGAAAATCACGTCACCCATAACAGTAAATTGATGCAAAATCTCACCATGTTTTTCAGGCAAAATCTTGATAAAAACAACCAGGCCAAAGCCTATATCACACAACGTGGCATCAAAGAATCCATCATGGAAAAATTTGAACTTGGCTTTGCGGGAAGTTCCTTTGAGACGCTAAACTTTTTAAAAAATTACAATCATAGTATCGATGAGGCTAAAGAGTATGGGGTGGCTGATTATTCTCAAAATGGCAGTGGGCAAGCATATTGTAGATTTGTTGACCGCGTCATGTTTCCGATTCGCTCTAAAAATGGCATGATTGTAGGATTTGGAGGACGCACAATCTCAAATCATCCTGCCAAATATATCAACTCGCCACAAACCAAATATTTCAATAAATCGCGACTTTTATATGGCTATTATTTTGCAAAAGACAGTATTTTCAAAAACAAAAAAATTATCATTACAGAAGGCTACTTGGATGTGGTGATGCTGCATCAAGCAGGTTTTGACAATGCTGTTGCAACTCTTGGTACCGCGCTTACAGAAGAGCATCTTCCCTTAATCGCAAAATTGGAGCCTGAAGTCATTCTTGCTTATGATGGCGATGATGCGGGAATCAATGCGGCACTCAAAGCGTCGATGTTACTCAGTCGCCACTCTTTTAAAGGGGGTGTGATTCTTTTTGGTGGGGGATTAGACCCAGCAGACATGGTGAAGAACAATCAAATTGACAAACTAACCAAACTCTTTTCTCAAGCCCAACCTTTTGTCGAATTTGCCATTGAACGCATTGTCAAAAAGTACGATCTCAATGATCCCATTGAAAAAGAAAAAGCACTCCATGAAGGCACACAATACCTCCAAAGTATCCCTTTGGCACAACAAGAGAGTTATCGCGGTGTTTTAAGCGGCGCACTCAATCTTCCTCAAAATTTAATCAAACTCAAACGCAACCAAACCCATCGTGACAAGAGAGAATCCTTTGAGGACTTTTTGGAATTGACCATTATCAAAACAATTTTACACAAACCCACACTGATTGATACCCTCTTAGATACCATCGATATTGTGATGTTCAAAACACACCATACCGAATTTAAACTTTTGTTAGAAAATAAACTCGATGATGCAAGGCTCAGACGCATTATGCTCTGGGATGACATCAAAATCTATGAGGAAAATGATCTTTTTTCTGCTATGATTACATTTTTGATTCGATTTTATAGTGAAAAATTACACCATATTAAACATGACAAACTCTTAAATTATAAAGAAAAACAGTTTCATATTCGATCGATTCAAGAAAAAATATTTAAATTAAAAAAAGGCGAGTTAGTAGCGTATGAAGAGGATAATTAG
- a CDS encoding argininosuccinate synthase domain-containing protein, producing the protein MKCLALFSGGLDSMLAIKLMSLQGIEVMALNINIGFGSKTDVSETMRRRAKIAGADFAVIDVRETYLKEILFSPKYGYGKNFNPCIDCHGFMFKTAKSLLKTYDASFLITGEVLGQRPMSQRSNAIKSVTKLSGDEENLILRPLCAKLMEPTKPELEGWVDREKLFDISGRSRERQLALAESFGWEDFEKPGGGCLLTDINFAKKMRDFIKFDTLQVADIDVLKNGRQLRLPDNAKLIIGRDEAENKRIENIKNDKYLFIKAQDIPGPSALLRADASENDKKLALQAVLSFSKTENGKKYDIICGENLLQESPHPNKESLYQYLIT; encoded by the coding sequence ATGAAATGTTTAGCACTTTTTAGCGGTGGTTTAGACAGTATGCTAGCCATCAAATTGATGAGTTTACAAGGCATTGAAGTGATGGCACTCAATATCAACATAGGATTTGGCTCCAAAACCGATGTCAGTGAGACAATGAGGCGAAGAGCAAAAATTGCAGGGGCTGATTTTGCAGTGATTGATGTGCGAGAAACCTATCTCAAAGAAATACTCTTTTCACCAAAATACGGATACGGTAAAAATTTTAATCCGTGTATTGATTGTCATGGATTTATGTTTAAAACAGCCAAAAGCTTACTTAAAACCTACGACGCATCCTTTTTAATCACGGGTGAAGTACTAGGACAACGTCCTATGAGCCAACGTTCTAATGCTATCAAATCGGTGACAAAACTCTCAGGTGATGAAGAAAATCTGATATTAAGACCTTTGTGTGCAAAATTAATGGAGCCAACCAAACCAGAATTAGAAGGTTGGGTAGATCGTGAAAAACTCTTTGACATCAGTGGAAGAAGTCGAGAGAGACAACTAGCCCTTGCAGAGAGTTTTGGCTGGGAAGACTTTGAAAAGCCTGGAGGAGGCTGTCTTTTGACGGATATCAATTTTGCAAAAAAAATGCGTGATTTTATCAAATTTGACACCCTTCAAGTTGCTGATATTGATGTATTGAAAAATGGAAGACAATTAAGATTGCCCGATAATGCAAAATTAATCATCGGCAGGGACGAGGCGGAGAACAAAAGAATCGAAAATATCAAAAATGATAAATACCTGTTTATCAAAGCACAAGATATACCCGGACCTTCCGCACTTTTAAGAGCAGATGCAAGCGAAAACGATAAAAAATTGGCATTACAAGCCGTTTTAAGTTTTTCTAAAACTGAAAATGGAAAAAAATATGATATAATTTGCGGCGAAAATTTATTGCAAGAGTCTCCGCATCCAAATAAAGAGTCTCTGTATCAATATTTGATTACATGA
- a CDS encoding IclR family transcriptional regulator domain-containing protein translates to MQKQTENKEIVGTLIKGLNVIKAFDSQHQSMTLSEVAKTLDITRASARRLLLTLESLGYVQQRHNQFSLTPKIIELGFSYFASRPWTDLAYENMKTVSQQCKISCSTSVLDGDYIICIARVPATQIIHEEIHVGSRLPTAYSSTGRVFMTHMPDEELRAFIDTLPLKAFTKNSIVDPNLLFEKMKAERAQSYQMVVEELEEGMLSMAVPIYGRNQELKGAMNVGTHTGLNSPETLIKNVLPILQRAAMETTKAIKALRY, encoded by the coding sequence ATGCAAAAACAGACAGAAAATAAAGAAATCGTCGGGACCTTAATCAAAGGCTTGAATGTCATCAAAGCTTTTGACAGTCAGCACCAATCTATGACATTGAGTGAGGTTGCAAAAACTCTCGATATCACGCGCGCGAGTGCGAGACGATTATTGCTCACGCTTGAGTCATTAGGATATGTGCAACAACGCCACAATCAATTTTCATTGACTCCTAAAATCATCGAGTTGGGGTTTAGCTATTTTGCGTCACGTCCTTGGACAGATTTAGCGTATGAGAATATGAAAACTGTCTCCCAACAATGCAAAATCTCTTGTTCGACTTCTGTGTTGGATGGTGATTATATTATCTGTATTGCCAGAGTTCCTGCGACACAGATTATTCATGAAGAGATTCATGTCGGCTCACGATTGCCCACGGCTTACTCATCGACAGGACGTGTTTTCATGACACACATGCCTGATGAAGAATTACGAGCATTTATCGATACGTTGCCACTAAAGGCATTTACGAAAAATAGCATTGTAGATCCAAATCTTTTGTTTGAAAAAATGAAGGCAGAACGTGCACAATCTTATCAAATGGTCGTCGAAGAGTTAGAAGAGGGGATGTTGTCGATGGCGGTTCCGATTTATGGAAGAAATCAAGAGTTAAAAGGTGCGATGAATGTGGGGACTCATACGGGCTTAAATAGCCCAGAGACACTCATCAAAAATGTTTTGCCAATATTGCAGCGTGCCGCTATGGAGACTACCAAAGCCATCAAAGCCTTGCGATATTAA
- a CDS encoding DMT family transporter, with translation MLISSVCLALMSAFVKMVSKDLPTIEIVFFRNILGVLVISLSFVKKPMRHVGGKPWLLFFRGAIGLIAMLSYFYNITHIPLVDAVTYSRTSPLFTALFAFLLLHEKIGFKGLLAMLLGFIGMLLVMQPGGEIHKSYIFGLLNAVCAALAFTSIRELKRYYDTRAIVLSFMGIGLLVPIFSMIVSHFYVSETFDFIMGDFIMPQGIQWFYLAGIGTFASISQIYMTRAYGAANAVIVGATGYSVILFSLLIGLVLGDNLPNIIGIIGIVFIILGGIIIAKEKN, from the coding sequence ATGTTAATCTCATCAGTATGCCTGGCTTTGATGAGTGCGTTTGTCAAGATGGTCTCAAAAGATTTGCCTACGATTGAGATTGTATTTTTTAGAAATATATTGGGGGTTCTGGTTATCAGTCTCTCTTTTGTCAAAAAACCGATGCGCCATGTTGGAGGAAAACCGTGGCTCCTATTTTTCAGAGGAGCCATCGGACTCATTGCTATGTTGTCTTATTTTTATAATATTACCCACATTCCTTTGGTAGATGCGGTGACGTACTCTAGGACATCGCCATTATTTACAGCACTTTTTGCCTTTTTGTTGTTACACGAGAAGATTGGTTTTAAAGGGCTTTTGGCAATGTTGCTCGGTTTTATCGGTATGTTACTGGTGATGCAACCGGGTGGAGAGATTCATAAAAGTTATATTTTTGGACTCTTAAATGCGGTCTGTGCGGCTTTGGCATTTACGAGTATTCGAGAATTAAAACGCTACTATGATACGCGTGCTATCGTTTTGAGTTTTATGGGTATTGGCTTGTTGGTTCCGATTTTTTCGATGATTGTTTCTCACTTTTATGTTAGTGAAACTTTTGATTTTATTATGGGTGATTTTATTATGCCTCAGGGCATTCAGTGGTTTTATTTAGCAGGAATTGGTACTTTTGCTTCCATTTCACAAATTTACATGACACGAGCTTATGGTGCGGCTAATGCCGTCATCGTAGGAGCGACTGGATATTCTGTCATTTTGTTCTCGCTGTTAATTGGATTAGTCTTAGGAGACAATTTACCCAATATTATTGGTATAATAGGCATTGTATTTATTATTTTAGGTGGTATTATTATCGCTAAAGAAAAAAATTAA
- the pobA gene encoding 4-hydroxybenzoate 3-monooxygenase, whose protein sequence is MSNTKTMKTRKTQVVIIGAGPSGLLLGQLLAKQGIENIILERVSGEYVLGRIRAGVLEQGFANLVREAGVAHNMDTKGEVHEGVEIAFNDERIKVNLKELTGGDTVVIYGQVDITRDLMEARSAAGLESVYEVSNTQPHDVTGEHPYVTYEKDGKTFKIECDYIAGCDGFHGVSRQTIPKEKRVEYEKVYPFGWLGLLSETPPVNDELIYCKSDRGFALASLRSQVLSRYYLQVPLSDTVEDWSDEAFWEELKKRLPKSAAEKLITGPSIEKSIVPLRSFICEPLQYGKLFLVGDAGHIVPPTGAKGLNLAASDVAALYEILTKVYKENNTECIAQYSEICLRRIWNGVRFSWWMTNMLHDFQTTKSAFDTRIATSEARYYLSSEAGKKVIAEQYAGLPYEKVK, encoded by the coding sequence ATGTCAAATACAAAAACAATGAAGACTAGAAAAACACAGGTGGTGATTATTGGTGCGGGTCCTTCGGGACTTTTATTGGGACAATTACTAGCCAAACAGGGAATTGAAAATATCATCTTAGAGCGCGTGAGTGGTGAGTATGTCCTGGGGCGTATTCGAGCAGGTGTGTTAGAGCAAGGGTTTGCTAACCTTGTCAGAGAAGCAGGCGTGGCGCATAACATGGATACCAAAGGGGAAGTGCACGAAGGCGTTGAAATTGCTTTTAATGATGAGCGCATTAAAGTAAATCTCAAAGAGCTTACCGGAGGCGATACGGTGGTGATTTATGGACAAGTCGATATCACGCGTGATCTGATGGAAGCGAGAAGTGCTGCGGGTTTGGAGAGTGTTTATGAAGTCTCCAATACACAGCCTCATGATGTCACAGGGGAACACCCTTATGTGACCTATGAAAAAGATGGGAAAACGTTTAAAATAGAGTGTGATTATATCGCAGGCTGTGATGGATTTCATGGGGTGAGTCGACAAACAATTCCTAAAGAAAAACGTGTTGAGTATGAAAAAGTCTATCCATTTGGATGGTTAGGACTATTGAGTGAGACCCCTCCGGTTAATGATGAGTTGATTTATTGTAAGAGCGATCGTGGTTTTGCATTGGCGAGCCTTCGCTCACAAGTCTTATCACGATATTATCTCCAAGTGCCACTCAGTGATACCGTGGAAGATTGGTCTGATGAAGCGTTTTGGGAGGAATTAAAGAAACGATTACCAAAAAGTGCTGCTGAAAAACTCATAACGGGTCCAAGTATTGAAAAAAGTATCGTACCTTTGCGTTCTTTTATCTGTGAACCGTTACAATACGGGAAATTGTTTTTAGTGGGTGATGCTGGACATATTGTACCACCAACAGGAGCAAAGGGTTTGAATCTTGCTGCATCAGATGTAGCGGCATTGTATGAAATTTTGACAAAGGTCTATAAGGAAAACAATACCGAATGCATCGCACAATATTCTGAGATCTGTCTCAGACGTATTTGGAATGGGGTGAGATTTTCTTGGTGGATGACCAATATGTTGCATGATTTCCAAACAACGAAATCAGCTTTTGATACACGTATAGCAACTTCTGAAGCACGATACTACTTGAGCTCAGAAGCAGGTAAAAAAGTGATAGCAGAGCAATATGCGGGATTGCCTTATGAAAAAGTAAAATAG
- a CDS encoding FAD-binding monooxygenase codes for MQFHLNGFHAGSPEIFTPAKGREGIQGAVPEKLDVLIIGSGPAGLTLAAQLAAYPQIQTRIVEQKEGPMVLGQADGVSCRSMEMFKAFGFAEDVLKEGYWVNETNFWKPDTKNSSHIVRDARVQDVKDGLSEMPHIILNQARVHDKYLEVMRHSPSRLEVDYQHRLMDLKIEPDEAYPVAVRLACGDEVKTVRARYVVGCDGARSLVRNAIGRELKGDYANQAWGVMDVLPVTNFPDIRFKCIIKSASHGNILLIPREGGHMVRMYVELDKINTRGESKKVTLEKLIATAQNIFHPYTFEAKEVSWWSVYEVGHSVTDKFDDVPHDEQNRRLPHVFIAGDACHTHSAKAGQGMNVSMGDTFNLGWKLASVLMGQSDASLLHTYSAERQAVAQGLIDYDHKWSRVMGASIKEEAMSVKDHFIQGGVFTAGLSVQYTPSILTAEATWQSLARGFEIGKRFHSAPVIRLADGKRIHLGDTIKADTRWRLYAFSGHENPANSNSAITKLCEFLEKSPKSPIVKYTQKNEDIDAVISLYGVFQQHHHDIDFEAMPPLLKPSIGRYGLKDYEKMYAPDFKNGDDIFEMRGIDRKRGCLVIVRPDQYVAHVVPLNAYEELERFFSKILIKK; via the coding sequence ATGCAATTTCATCTAAATGGCTTCCATGCAGGAAGTCCTGAGATTTTTACACCCGCAAAAGGACGTGAGGGTATCCAAGGTGCCGTGCCAGAAAAATTGGATGTTTTGATTATTGGTAGTGGCCCAGCAGGGCTGACACTAGCAGCACAACTGGCTGCTTATCCGCAAATTCAGACGCGAATTGTAGAGCAAAAAGAGGGCCCTATGGTGTTAGGACAAGCCGATGGTGTCTCCTGTCGTTCGATGGAAATGTTCAAGGCATTTGGATTTGCTGAGGATGTTTTGAAAGAGGGATATTGGGTCAATGAGACAAATTTTTGGAAACCAGATACCAAAAACAGTTCTCATATCGTCCGTGATGCACGGGTTCAAGATGTCAAAGATGGTCTCTCCGAGATGCCGCATATTATTTTGAATCAAGCACGTGTTCATGATAAATATCTTGAGGTGATGCGTCATTCTCCTTCTCGACTGGAAGTGGATTATCAACATCGGTTGATGGATTTAAAAATCGAACCTGATGAAGCCTATCCGGTTGCTGTGAGATTAGCATGTGGGGATGAGGTAAAAACCGTGCGTGCACGCTATGTCGTGGGTTGTGATGGTGCTCGTAGTCTGGTGCGCAATGCGATTGGTCGAGAATTAAAGGGAGATTATGCCAATCAAGCATGGGGTGTTATGGATGTTTTACCGGTGACAAATTTTCCAGATATTCGTTTCAAATGTATTATCAAGTCTGCTTCCCATGGCAATATTTTATTGATTCCACGTGAAGGCGGACATATGGTACGTATGTATGTTGAGCTTGATAAGATTAATACCCGAGGCGAAAGCAAGAAAGTGACCTTAGAGAAACTCATTGCTACGGCTCAAAATATCTTCCATCCTTATACTTTTGAAGCCAAAGAAGTATCATGGTGGTCGGTTTATGAAGTGGGTCATAGTGTCACGGATAAATTTGATGATGTGCCACATGATGAACAAAACAGACGTTTGCCGCATGTATTTATCGCAGGAGATGCCTGTCACACGCACAGTGCAAAAGCAGGTCAAGGGATGAATGTATCAATGGGTGATACCTTTAATCTCGGATGGAAACTGGCCTCAGTGCTGATGGGGCAAAGTGATGCGTCATTGTTGCATACGTATTCTGCAGAGCGCCAAGCGGTGGCGCAAGGTTTGATTGATTATGATCATAAATGGTCTCGTGTCATGGGCGCTTCTATAAAAGAAGAAGCCATGAGCGTCAAAGATCATTTTATTCAAGGTGGGGTTTTCACAGCAGGCTTATCAGTACAATATACCCCTTCAATATTGACAGCAGAAGCGACATGGCAAAGTCTGGCTCGTGGATTTGAGATTGGGAAACGGTTTCACTCCGCTCCTGTTATTCGCTTGGCTGATGGCAAACGCATCCATCTTGGTGATACGATTAAAGCAGATACTAGATGGCGATTGTATGCATTTTCCGGTCATGAAAATCCAGCCAATTCCAATAGTGCCATCACGAAATTATGTGAATTTTTAGAGAAATCACCCAAGTCACCTATCGTGAAATATACTCAAAAAAATGAAGATATTGATGCGGTTATAAGCCTCTATGGTGTGTTCCAACAGCATCATCATGATATAGATTTTGAAGCCATGCCCCCTTTATTAAAACCTTCCATTGGGCGCTATGGTCTTAAAGATTATGAAAAGATGTATGCCCCTGATTTCAAAAATGGTGATGATATCTTTGAGATGCGAGGCATTGATCGCAAGAGAGGATGTTTGGTGATTGTGCGGCCTGACCAATATGTGGCACATGTTGTGCCCTTGAATGCGTATGAGGAATTAGAGCGATTCTTCTCAAAAATATTAATAAAAAAATAA